From the Manis javanica isolate MJ-LG chromosome 11, MJ_LKY, whole genome shotgun sequence genome, one window contains:
- the PGGHG gene encoding protein-glucosylgalactosylhydroxylysine glucosidase isoform X6: protein MEDTGEDPTIFTAHSLPSDPRFLATVTNTYLGTRVYHDTLHVSGVYNGARGDTHRAVLPSPLNVQLEAPTGTGEQLTKTFVLDTNTGSFLHTVEGPSFRASQCIYAHRTLPHVLAFSVSITRLAAGSWPITVLLRSDFSPHSPDLELHLGPDFQGARYLYGHTLTPEQPGGLQQEVHMLWTPVPLALTLGEGEEDRTWEFLTVVGGSQAEVHVCLAEALQLQARGALYTAHTQAWAQLWAACGLDVEGPMPLRQALRGALYYLLSALPQPGAPGDLCQGLSPGGLSNGSREECYWGHVFWDQDLWMFPNILMFHPEAARTLLEYRIRTLSGALDNARKLGYQGAKFAWESAGSGLEVCPEAIYGTQEIHVNGAVVLAFQLYYHATQDLQLFREAGGWDVVRAVAEFWCSRVEWSPGEERYHLRGVMPPDEYHSGVNNSVYTNILVQNSLHFAAVLACDLGQPVPNQWLVVADKIKVPFDPKRHFHPEFDGYQPGEEVKQADVVLLGYPVPFPLSPHVRRNNLEIYEAATSPQGPAMTWSMFAVGWMELKDPQRAWGLLERSFANITEPFKDTRSTSPTQLAGYRGHSRSRTSKFSSKRI, encoded by the exons ATGGAGGACACAGGCGAGGACCCCACCATATTCACTGCCCATTCTCTGCCCAGTGACCCCCGCTTCTTGGCCACTGTGACCAACACATACCTGGGCACACGTGTGTATCATGACACACTGCATGTGAGTGGTGTGTACAATGGGGCTAGAGGGGACACGCACCGGGCCGTTCTGCCCAGTCCCCTCAATGTCCAGCTGGAGGCCCCTACAGGGACAGGAGAGCAGCTGACCAAGACCTTTGTCCTGGACACTAACACAG gctcctttCTGCACACTGTGGAGGGCCCCAGCTTCCGGGCCTCCCAGTGCATCTATGCCCACCGCACGCTGCCACACGTCCTGGCCTTCAGTGTGTCCATCACCCGCCTGGCTGCGGGGAGCTGGCCTATCACGGTGCTGCTGCGGTCGGACTTCTCCCCACACAGCCCAGACCTGGAACTGCATCTAGGTCCTGACTTCCAGGGAGCCCG GTACCTGTATGGCCACACACTCACCCCTGAGCAGCCTGGGGGGCTGCAGCAGGAAGTGCATATGCTGTGGACACCTGTGCCCCTGGCTCTGAccctgggggaaggagaggaggacaGGACCTGGGAGTTCCTGACCGTGGTGGGTGGCAGCCAGGCTGAGGTCCACGTCTGCCTGGCGGAGGCCCTGCAGCTGCAGGCCAGGGGCGCTCTCTACACTGCCCATACCCAGGCCTGGGCCCAGCTCTGGGCAGCCTGTGGCCTCGATGTGGAGGGGCCCATGCCCCTGCGCCAGGCTCTGCGTGGCGCCCTCTACTACCTGCTCAGTGCTTtgccccagcctggggccccaGGAGACCTCTGCCAGGGCCTCAGCCCTGGGGGCCTCTCCAACGGGAGCCGTGAGGAATGTTACTGGGGCCACGTCTTCTGGGACCAG GATCTCTGGATGTTCCCAAATATCCTGATGTTCCACCCAGAGGCCGCCAGGACTCTCCTGGAATACCGCATCCGGACGCTGAGTGGGGCCCTGGACAATGCCCGGAAACTTGGCTACCAG GGCGCCAAGTTCGCGTGGGAGAGTGCAGGCTCTGGCCTGGAAGTGTGCCCTGAGGCTATTTATGGTACCCAGGAGATCCACGTCAATGGGGCCGTGGTGCTGGCCTTCCAGCTGTACTACCACGCCACCCAG GACTTACAGCTCTTCAGAGAAGCTGGTGGCTGGGACGTGGTCAGAGCCGTAGCTGAGTTTTGGTGCAGCCGTGTGGAGTGGAGCCCTGGGGAGGAGAGGTACCACCTGAGGG GAGTCATGCCCCCCGATGAATACCACTCAGGCGTCAACAACTCTGTGTACACCAACATCCTGGTCCAGAACAG CCTGCACTTTGCTGCCGTCCTGGCCTGCGACTTGGGTCAGCCTGTCCCCAACCAGTGGCTGGTGGTGGCTGATAAGATCAAGGTGCCCTTTGACCCAAAGCGGCACTTCCACCCAGAGTTCGATGGGTACCAACCTG GAGAGGAGGTGAAGCAGGCAGACGTCGTGCTCCTGGGATACCCCGTCCCGTTCCCCCTCAGTCCTCACGTTCGCAGGAACAACCTGGAGATTTATGAGGCTGCGACGTCCCCCCAGGGTCCTGCCATGACCTGG AGCATGTTTGCAGTGGgctggatggagctgaaggacccCCAGCGGGCGTGGGGCCTCCTGGAGAGGAGCTTTGCCAACATCACCGAGCCCTTCAAG GACACAAGGTCTACTTCCCCTACTCAGCTGGCCGGATACAGAGGTCACTCCCGTAGCAGAACCAGCAAGTTCTCCTCCAAGAGAATTTGA
- the PGGHG gene encoding protein-glucosylgalactosylhydroxylysine glucosidase isoform X3: MEDTGEDPTIFTAHSLPSDPRFLATVTNTYLGTRVYHDTLHVSGVYNGARGDTHRAVLPSPLNVQLEAPTGTGEQLTKTFVLDTNTGSFLHTVEGPSFRASQCIYAHRTLPHVLAFSVSITRLAAGSWPITVLLRSDFSPHSPDLELHLGPDFQGARYLYGHTLTPEQPGGLQQEVHMLWTPVPLALTLGEGEEDRTWEFLTVVGGSQAEVHVCLAEALQLQARGALYTAHTQAWAQLWAACGLDVEGPMPLRQALRGALYYLLSALPQPGAPGDLCQGLSPGGLSNGSREECYWGHVFWDQDLWMFPNILMFHPEAARTLLEYRIRTLSGALDNARKLGYQDLQLFREAGGWDVVRAVAEFWCSRVEWSPGEERYHLRGVMPPDEYHSGVNNSVYTNILVQNSLHFAAVLACDLGQPVPNQWLVVADKIKVPFDPKRHFHPEFDGYQPGEEVKQADVVLLGYPVPFPLSPHVRRNNLEIYEAATSPQGPAMTWSMFAVGWMELKDPQRAWGLLERSFANITEPFKVWTENADGSGAVNFLTGMGGFLQAALFGFTGFRITHSGLTFDPMCPAGVSGVCVSGIFYQGNKFDFCFSQGSVAVEVTAQAGPWAPLLEAELWPSQARLPLPPGVMPESQGMCPHPQGAHSPYRTQGLLPLLSWPDTEVTPVAEPASSPPREFERRHGRIF; this comes from the exons ATGGAGGACACAGGCGAGGACCCCACCATATTCACTGCCCATTCTCTGCCCAGTGACCCCCGCTTCTTGGCCACTGTGACCAACACATACCTGGGCACACGTGTGTATCATGACACACTGCATGTGAGTGGTGTGTACAATGGGGCTAGAGGGGACACGCACCGGGCCGTTCTGCCCAGTCCCCTCAATGTCCAGCTGGAGGCCCCTACAGGGACAGGAGAGCAGCTGACCAAGACCTTTGTCCTGGACACTAACACAG gctcctttCTGCACACTGTGGAGGGCCCCAGCTTCCGGGCCTCCCAGTGCATCTATGCCCACCGCACGCTGCCACACGTCCTGGCCTTCAGTGTGTCCATCACCCGCCTGGCTGCGGGGAGCTGGCCTATCACGGTGCTGCTGCGGTCGGACTTCTCCCCACACAGCCCAGACCTGGAACTGCATCTAGGTCCTGACTTCCAGGGAGCCCG GTACCTGTATGGCCACACACTCACCCCTGAGCAGCCTGGGGGGCTGCAGCAGGAAGTGCATATGCTGTGGACACCTGTGCCCCTGGCTCTGAccctgggggaaggagaggaggacaGGACCTGGGAGTTCCTGACCGTGGTGGGTGGCAGCCAGGCTGAGGTCCACGTCTGCCTGGCGGAGGCCCTGCAGCTGCAGGCCAGGGGCGCTCTCTACACTGCCCATACCCAGGCCTGGGCCCAGCTCTGGGCAGCCTGTGGCCTCGATGTGGAGGGGCCCATGCCCCTGCGCCAGGCTCTGCGTGGCGCCCTCTACTACCTGCTCAGTGCTTtgccccagcctggggccccaGGAGACCTCTGCCAGGGCCTCAGCCCTGGGGGCCTCTCCAACGGGAGCCGTGAGGAATGTTACTGGGGCCACGTCTTCTGGGACCAG GATCTCTGGATGTTCCCAAATATCCTGATGTTCCACCCAGAGGCCGCCAGGACTCTCCTGGAATACCGCATCCGGACGCTGAGTGGGGCCCTGGACAATGCCCGGAAACTTGGCTACCAG GACTTACAGCTCTTCAGAGAAGCTGGTGGCTGGGACGTGGTCAGAGCCGTAGCTGAGTTTTGGTGCAGCCGTGTGGAGTGGAGCCCTGGGGAGGAGAGGTACCACCTGAGGG GAGTCATGCCCCCCGATGAATACCACTCAGGCGTCAACAACTCTGTGTACACCAACATCCTGGTCCAGAACAG CCTGCACTTTGCTGCCGTCCTGGCCTGCGACTTGGGTCAGCCTGTCCCCAACCAGTGGCTGGTGGTGGCTGATAAGATCAAGGTGCCCTTTGACCCAAAGCGGCACTTCCACCCAGAGTTCGATGGGTACCAACCTG GAGAGGAGGTGAAGCAGGCAGACGTCGTGCTCCTGGGATACCCCGTCCCGTTCCCCCTCAGTCCTCACGTTCGCAGGAACAACCTGGAGATTTATGAGGCTGCGACGTCCCCCCAGGGTCCTGCCATGACCTGG AGCATGTTTGCAGTGGgctggatggagctgaaggacccCCAGCGGGCGTGGGGCCTCCTGGAGAGGAGCTTTGCCAACATCACCGAGCCCTTCAAG GTGTGGACGGAGAACGCTGATGGTTCAGGTGCTGTGAACTTCCTGACAGGCATGGGGGGCTTCCTGCAGGCAGCACTCTTTGGGTTCACGGGGTTCAG GATCACCCATAGTGGCCTGACCTTCGACCCCATGTGTCCGGCGGGGGTCTCTGGAGTGTGTGTCTCTGGCATCTTCTACCAGGGGAACAAGTTTGACTTCTGCTTTTCTCAGGGCTCTGTGGCAGTTGAGGTCACAGCCCAGGCAGGGCCCTGGGCCCCCCTGCTGGAGGCTGAGCTGTGGCCATCACAGGCTAGGCTCCCCCTTCCCCCTG GAGTCATGCCAGAGAGCCAGGGTATGTGCCCTCACCCACAGGGTGCCCACTCGCCCTACAGGACACAAGGTCTACTTCCCCTACTCAGCTGGCCGGATACAGAGGTCACTCCCGTAGCAGAACCAGCAAGTTCTCCTCCAAGAGAATTTGAGAGAAGACATGGGAGAATCTTTTGA